One genomic window of Medicago truncatula cultivar Jemalong A17 chromosome 1, MtrunA17r5.0-ANR, whole genome shotgun sequence includes the following:
- the LOC11422843 gene encoding protein HOTHEAD encodes MDWFLAQFIWVILAGSLLFNALSYSYKAPMYTFIKEATFAPPILTYDYIVIGGGTCGCPLAATLSQGGKVLVLERGGSPYTNPEQINIHNFVNALFNISPSSFSQVFISTDGVYNTRARVLGGGSVVGAGFYSRASYKYIREFGWNETLARSSYEWVEKKVVFEPSMLQWQSAVRDGLLEAGILPYNGFTFDHVYGTKVGGTIFDKEGHKHTAADLLEYADPKRISVYLHATVQKILFKWNAEKGRPQAYGVIFKDTLGIIHRAYIISKVDNEIIVSAGAIGSPQLLMLSGIGPANHLKALGIQVVMDQPFVGQGMADSPKNVLVVPSPLPVELSVIETVGITKFGSFIQALSGLSFGYSFSDKLRGIFELLSNQSGISSKFRPETMESFADIIRSLTNPIFKFKGGMIVEKVMGPRSTGHLELLTTNPNDNPSVTFNYFKDPEDLRMCVEGMKTIINVINSKAFSRFRYKNMPIQALIDLMLLLPVNLRPKHPNAAFSLEQYCIDTVSTIWHYHGGCQSGKVVDHNYKVIGVEALRVIDGSTFYRTPGTNPQATIMMIGRYMGQQIINKRLSQ; translated from the exons ATGGATTGGTTCTTGGCACAATTTATATGGGTAATTCTTGCTGGAAGCTTGTTATTTAATGCCTTATCTTATTCTTATAAAG CACCAATGTACACATTTATCAAAGAAGCCACATTTGCTCCTCCAATCTTAACATATGATTATATAGTAATTGGTGGAGGAACATGTGGTTGTCCACTAGCAGCAACACTTTCACAAGGTGGAAAAGTTTTAGTCCTTGAAAGAGGAGGTTCACCATATACAAATCCAGAACAGATCAACATACATAACTTTGTTAATGCCCTTTTTAATATAAGTCCTTCATCATTTTCACAAGTATTCATATCAACCGATGGTGTATACAATACGCGTGCACGTGTCTTAGGCGGCGGTTCTGTCGTGGGTGCTGGATTCTACTCAAGGGCTAGTTATAAGTACATAAGAGAATTTGGTTGGAATGAAACTTTGGCCAGGAGTTCATACGAGTGGGTTGAAAAGAAGGTTGTTTTTGAGCCTTCAATGCTTCAATGGCAATCAGCAGTTAGGGACGGTTTACTTGAAGCAGGGATTTTGCCTTACAACGGTTTTACATTTGATCATGTATATGGGACTAAGGTTGGAGGGACAATTTTCGATAAGGAAGGTCATAAACACACTGCAGCTGATTTGTTAGAGTATGCCGATCCAAAGAGAATTTCTGTTTATTTGCATGCCACAGTTCAAAAGATACTATTCAAGTGGAATGCAG AAAAAGGGAGGCCACAAGCTTATGGAGTGATTTTCAAAGATACATTAGGAATCATACATAGAGCATACATAATCTCCAAAGTGGATAATGAAATAATTGTATCAGCTGGTGCAATTGGAAGTCCACAGTTACTGATGCTGAGTGGCATTGGTCCTGCTAACCATCTTAAGGCGCTTGGAATCCAGGTGGTTATGGATCAGCCTTTTGTTGGTCAAGGGATGGCAGATAGTCCAAAAAATGTTCTTGTTGTTCCTTCTCCTTTACCAGTAGAACTTTCTGTGATTGAAACTGTGGGAATCACTAAGTTTGGTAGCTTCATTCAAGCACTCAGTGGATTGAGCTTTGGTTATTCTTTCTCTGACAAGCTTAGAGGGATTTTTGAATTGTTATCAAACCAG AGTGGTATATCCTCCAAGTTTAGACCAGAAACTATGGAAAGTTTTGCAGACATAATTAGATCATTAACCAATccaattttcaaattcaaaggAGGAATGATAGTTGAAAAGGTAATGGGACCACGATCCACAGGTCACCTGGAACTTCTAACAACTAATCCCAATGATAATCCATCAGTTACCTTCAACTATTTCAAGGATCCAGAAGACTTGAGAATGTGTGTGGAAGGCATGAAAACAATCATAAATGTGATTAACTCAAAAGCATTCTCAAGATTTCGTTATAAAAACATGCCTATCCAGGCTCTTATAGACTTGATGTTGCTTTTACCAGTGAATTTGAGACCAAAACATCCTAATGCTGCATTTTCTTTAGAACAATATTGCATTGATACTGTCTCAACAATTTGGCATTATCATGGAGGTTGTCAATCTGGTAAAGTTGTTGATCATAATTATAAGGTCATTGGTGTGGAAGCTCTTAGAGTTATTGATGGGTCCACTTTTTATCGCACGCCGGGGACTAACCCTCAAGCCACTATAATGATGATTGGAAG GTATATGGGACAACAgattataaataaaagattatCTCAATAG